A region from the Musa acuminata AAA Group cultivar baxijiao chromosome BXJ1-10, Cavendish_Baxijiao_AAA, whole genome shotgun sequence genome encodes:
- the LOC104000289 gene encoding serine/threonine-protein kinase SAPK7 isoform X2, whose protein sequence is MEKYELVKDIGSGNFGVARLMRDKVTGELVAMKYIPRGQKINENVAREIINQRSLCHPNIIRFKEVVVTPTHLAIVMEYAAGGELFERICHAGRFSEDEARYFFQQLISGVSYCHYMQICHRDLKLENTLLDGSPAPRLKICDFGYSKSSLLHSRPKSTVGTPAYIAPEVLSRREYDGKMADVWSCGVTLYVMLVGAYPFEEPDDPKNFRKTMARIVSVQYRIPEYVHISQDCRQLISRIFVADPSKRITVREIRNHPWFLKNLPRGLTEVAQAMYYKRDASGLAYSLQSEEEIMKIVEEARIPPAASTPLTAGSGWAKEDEQEEGKQEKRETEEEEEEDDDDEYEYDMRVKEVHASGEFPMICLDQ, encoded by the exons ATGGAGAAGTACGAGCTGGTGAAGGATATCGGGTCGGGCAACTTCGGCGTGGCGCGGTTGATGAGGGACAAGGTGACGGGAGAGCTCGTCGCCATGAAGTACATCCCCAGAGGCCAAAAG ATCAACGAGAACGTCGCGAGAGAGATCATTAACCAGCGGTCGCTTTGCCATCCCAATATCATCCGATTCAAAGAG GTCGTGGTGACGCCCACGCATCTGGCGATCGTGATGGAGTACGCCGCCGGCGGAGAGCTCTTCGAGCGCATCTGTCACGCGGGAAGATTCAGCGAAGATGAG GCAAGATATTTCTTTCAGCAGCTCATCTCCGGCGTCAGCTACTGCCATTACATG CAAATCTGCCACCGCGATCTGAAACTGGAGAACACGTTGCTCGATGGCAGCCCGGCGCCGCGCCTCAAGATCTGCGATTTCGGTTACTCCAAG TCGTCGTTGCTCCACTCTCGCCCCAAGTCCACGGTGGGTACGCCGGCATACATCGCCCCCGAGGTGCTCTCCCGGCGTGAGTACGACGGCAAG ATGGCTGATGTGTGGTCATGTGGAGTAACATTGTATGTGATGCTGGTGGGAGCGTACCCATTTGAAGAACCGGACGACCCCAAGAATTTTAGGAAGACCATGGCG AGGATAGTTTCAGTGCAGTACAGAATACCCGAGTACGTTCATATTTCCCAGGATTGCAGACAACTGATCTCCAGGATCTTTGTTGCTGACCCATCAAAG AGGATTACTGTGAGGGAGATTAGGAACCACCCTTGGTTCTTGAAGAACTTGCCCAGGGGACTAACAGAGGTAGCACAAGCAATGTACTACAAGAGGGATGCCAGCGGACTTGCCTACTCTCTTCAAAGCGAGGAGGAGATAATGAAGATTGTTGAGGAGGCAAGGATCCCGCCGGCGGCGTCAACACCATTGACGGCAGGCTCGGGTTGGGCCAAGGAAGATGAGCAGGAGGAGGGCAAGCAAGAGAAAAGGGAgaccgaagaggaagaagaagaagatgatgatgatgagtatgaGTATGATATGAGGGTCAAGGAAGTACATGCCAGTGGAGAATTTCCAATGATATGTTTGGATCAATGA
- the LOC104000289 gene encoding serine/threonine-protein kinase SAPK7 isoform X1: MEKYELVKDIGSGNFGVARLMRDKVTGELVAMKYIPRGQKINENVAREIINQRSLCHPNIIRFKEVVVTPTHLAIVMEYAAGGELFERICHAGRFSEDEARYFFQQLISGVSYCHYMQICHRDLKLENTLLDGSPAPRLKICDFGYSKSSLLHSRPKSTVGTPAYIAPEVLSRREYDGKMADVWSCGVTLYVMLVGAYPFEEPDDPKNFRKTMALDCLLRLQRIVSVQYRIPEYVHISQDCRQLISRIFVADPSKRITVREIRNHPWFLKNLPRGLTEVAQAMYYKRDASGLAYSLQSEEEIMKIVEEARIPPAASTPLTAGSGWAKEDEQEEGKQEKRETEEEEEEDDDDEYEYDMRVKEVHASGEFPMICLDQ, translated from the exons ATGGAGAAGTACGAGCTGGTGAAGGATATCGGGTCGGGCAACTTCGGCGTGGCGCGGTTGATGAGGGACAAGGTGACGGGAGAGCTCGTCGCCATGAAGTACATCCCCAGAGGCCAAAAG ATCAACGAGAACGTCGCGAGAGAGATCATTAACCAGCGGTCGCTTTGCCATCCCAATATCATCCGATTCAAAGAG GTCGTGGTGACGCCCACGCATCTGGCGATCGTGATGGAGTACGCCGCCGGCGGAGAGCTCTTCGAGCGCATCTGTCACGCGGGAAGATTCAGCGAAGATGAG GCAAGATATTTCTTTCAGCAGCTCATCTCCGGCGTCAGCTACTGCCATTACATG CAAATCTGCCACCGCGATCTGAAACTGGAGAACACGTTGCTCGATGGCAGCCCGGCGCCGCGCCTCAAGATCTGCGATTTCGGTTACTCCAAG TCGTCGTTGCTCCACTCTCGCCCCAAGTCCACGGTGGGTACGCCGGCATACATCGCCCCCGAGGTGCTCTCCCGGCGTGAGTACGACGGCAAG ATGGCTGATGTGTGGTCATGTGGAGTAACATTGTATGTGATGCTGGTGGGAGCGTACCCATTTGAAGAACCGGACGACCCCAAGAATTTTAGGAAGACCATGGCG TTGGACTGTCTTCTTCGATTGCAGAGGATAGTTTCAGTGCAGTACAGAATACCCGAGTACGTTCATATTTCCCAGGATTGCAGACAACTGATCTCCAGGATCTTTGTTGCTGACCCATCAAAG AGGATTACTGTGAGGGAGATTAGGAACCACCCTTGGTTCTTGAAGAACTTGCCCAGGGGACTAACAGAGGTAGCACAAGCAATGTACTACAAGAGGGATGCCAGCGGACTTGCCTACTCTCTTCAAAGCGAGGAGGAGATAATGAAGATTGTTGAGGAGGCAAGGATCCCGCCGGCGGCGTCAACACCATTGACGGCAGGCTCGGGTTGGGCCAAGGAAGATGAGCAGGAGGAGGGCAAGCAAGAGAAAAGGGAgaccgaagaggaagaagaagaagatgatgatgatgagtatgaGTATGATATGAGGGTCAAGGAAGTACATGCCAGTGGAGAATTTCCAATGATATGTTTGGATCAATGA